A region from the Drosophila bipectinata strain 14024-0381.07 chromosome 3R, DbipHiC1v2, whole genome shotgun sequence genome encodes:
- the Taf1 gene encoding transcription initiation factor TFIID subunit 1 isoform X2, whose product MDTGSDNSDDEGSIGNAGGDLGMDLTGILFGNIDSEGRLLDDEDGEGRGGSGFDAELRENIGSLSKLGLGSMLHEVIDRREAEPSSDEEDSDKPEANDSGGMSAFDALKAGVKSNESEDGAVKAQDDAIDYSDITELSEDCPRTPPQQSETTSFDDLEDAIPASKVETKLTKDDKELMPPPSAPVRSGTGSGTEETPKTSETSTTSSDNKAIDPKDADRKLDTPLADILPSKYQNVDVRELFPDFRPQKVLRFSRLFGPGKPTSLPQIWRHVRKRRRKRNQSRDQKPINNAGSDSPSDSEEPRKRGFSLHFGPEPTPAECMSDDEDKLLGDLNSEDLRQEGPDNGENSDQKPKVADWRYGPAQIWYDMLEVCDSGEGFNYGFKTSQNKEDRRANSPEPESAEQYIADDAFLMVSQLHWEDDVVWDGNDIKSKVMQKLNSKTNAAGWLPSSGSRTAGAFSQPGKPAIPVGNSGSSSKGSAASKKAQQNAQAKPAEAPDDTWYSLFPVENEELIYYKWEDEVIWDAQQMNKVPKPKVLTLDPNDENIILGIPDDIDPSKINKNTGPPPKIKIPHPHVKKSKILLGKAGVINVLAEDAPPPPPKSPDRDPFNISNDTYYTPKTEPTLRLKVGGGNLIQHSTPVVELRAPFVPTHMGPMKLRSFHRPPLKKYSHGPLAMISHHPVMPLLKHIVKKAKQREVERIASGGGDVFFMRNPEDLSGKDGDIVLAEFCEEHPPLMNQVGMCSKIKNYYKRKAEKDSGPQDYVYGEVAFAHTSPFLGILHPGQCIQALENNMYRAPIYPHKMSHNDFLVIRTRTGYWIRAVNAIFTVGQECPIYEVPGPNSKRANNFTRDFLQVFIYRLFWKSRDNPRRIRMDDIKKAFPAHSESSIRKRLKQCADFKRTGMDSNWWVIKPEFRLPSEEEIRAMVSPEQCCAYFSMIAAEQRLKDAGYGEKFLFAPQEDDDEEAQLKLDDEVKVAPWNTTRAYIQAMRGKCLLQLSGPADPTGCGEGFSYVRVPNKPTQSKEEQESQPKRSVTGTDADLRRLPLQRAKELLRKFKVPEEEIKKLSRWEVIDVVRTLSTEKAKAGEEGMDKFSRGNRFSIAEHQERYKEECQRIFDLQNRVLASSEVLSTDEAESSASEESDLEELGKNLENMLSNKKTSTQLSLEREEQERQELLRQLDEEHGDGAGGGAGAKGAKAKEEAAQQQPGATSNQGRILRITRTFRGNDGKEYTRVETVRRQPVIDAYIKIRTTKDEQFIKQFATLDEQQKEEMKREKRRIQEQLRRIKRNQERERLAQLAQNQKLQPGGMPTSLGDPKSSGGHSHKERDSGYKEVSPSRKKFKLKPDLKLKCGACGQVGHMRTNKACPLYTGMQSSLSQSNPSLADDMDDQSEKEMGMDDDDLVNVDGTKVTVSSKVLKRHTDDKRRSGSSGLTLKVQRDAMGKKKRRVGADIHCDYLQRHNKTANRRRTDPVVVLSSILEIILNDLRSMTDVAPFLFPVSAKRVPDYYRVVTKPMDLQTMRESIRQKRYTSREMFLEDLKQIVDNSLIYNGAQSAYTVAAQRMFTSCFELLAAREDKLMRLEKAINPLLDDDDQVALSFIFDKLHTQVKQLTESWPFLKPVNKKQVKDYYTVIERPIDLETIGKNIEAHRYHSRKEYLADIELILTNCEQYNGSDSRYTNFARKILEFAQTQLIEFSEHCTQLEENIAKTQERARENAPEFDEAWGSHEIKFRRDSRESTPADDYIDVEGTVGQAAPNTIHRGMGAESHTSQAARKPAPPGPGEVKRGRGRPRKQRDPVEEVKALNPVKRGRGRPRKDSLASNMSQTQAYFLDEDLQCSTDDEDDDEEEDFQEVSEDENNAASILDQGERMHAPQDTMVDYIDPKNIKTEVDVEAQQLADESMDVDPNYDPSDFLAMHKPRENLGEPTNLQGAFSNFLQDETSSYNAPEASTSAAAAAAGVGMSLASQDDDSVAMQMPPEMPTTRLNNGLGIDDDLDISESDEEDDGTRVRIKKEVLDDSEFGMQQNQHHFQQLGPPIGQQSQIYVVDSPNGPPTLDYQHPPQLDYSQHSLGMEQLQQLQQVIAQPTEQLQQQPQQNPQGDNDYAWTF is encoded by the exons ATGGACACGGGGTCTGACAACAGCGATGACGAGGGCTCCATTGGAAATGCGGGCGGTGATCTGGGAATGGATCTGACCGGCATTCTGTTCGGCAACATCGATTCGGAGGGCAGGCTTCTGGACGATGAAGATGGTGAGGGTCGTGGGGGCAGCGGCTTCGATGCGGAGCTCCGGGAAAATATTGGCTCATtatccaa ATTGGGCCTGGGTTCCATGCTGCACGAGGTCATTGATCGCAGGGAGGCCGAGCCTTCTTCCGACGAGGAGGATTCTGATAAACCCGAAGCCAATGACAGTGGGGGAATGAGTGCATTCGATGCCCTCAAGGCTGGTGTCAAAAGCAATGAAAGCGAAGATGGGGCTGTAAAGGCCCAAGACGATGCCATTGACTACTCCGACATCACGGAGCTTTCAGAAGACTGCCCCCGTACACCGCCCCAACAATCAGAAACCACATCATTTGATGACTTGGAGGATGCAATACCCGCATCTAAGGTTGAAACAAAATTAA CCAAGGATGACAAAGAATTGATGCCGCCGCCAAGTGCACCCGTACGCTCGGGAACTGGCAGTGGGACAGAAGAAACCCCAAAAACGTCTGAAACCTCCACAACCAGTAGCGATAACAAGGCCATCGACCCCAAGG atgctgatcgaaagTTGGACACACCGCTGGCTGACATACTGCCCTCCAAGTACCAAAACGTGGATGTGCGGGAGCTGTTTCCGGACTTCAGACCCCAAAAAGTGTTGCGATTTTCGCGCCTCTTTGGACCTGGAAAGCCAACAAGTCTCCCACAGATCTGGCGGCATGTGAGGAAAAGACGTCGCAAGCGAAATCAGTCTCGTGATCAAAAG CCCATTAACAACGCTGGTTCCGACTCCCCAAGCGATTCGGAGGAGCCGAGGAAACGGGGTTTTAGCCTTCACTTCGGCCCAGAGCCAACACCAGCTGAGTGCATGTCTGACGACGAGGACAAACTGCTGGGCGATCTCAATAGCGAGGATCTACGCCAAGAGGGTCCGGATAATGGAGAGAACAGCGACCAAAAGCCAAAGGTGGCCGATTGGCGTTACGGACCGGCGCAGATCTGGTACGATATGCTGGAAGTATGCGACTCCGGTGAGGGCTTCAACTACGGCTTTAAAACATCCCAAAACAAAGAAGACCGACGGGCGAATAGCCCCGAACCCGAATCTGCAGAGCAATACATAGCAGACGACGCTTTCTTGATGGTTTCCCAATTGCACTGGGAGGACGACGTCGTCTGGGATGGCAATGATATCAAGTCCAAAGTAATGCAAAAGCTAAACTCCAAGACCAATGCGGCGGGGTGGCTTCCGTCCAGCGGGTCGCGAACAGCTGGCGCTTTCAGTCAGCCGGGAAAACCAGCGATACCAGTCGGTAACAGTGGCAGCTCCAGCAAGGGATCTGCTGCCAGTAAAAAGGCACAACAAAA TGCCCAGGCTAAACCAGCAGAAGCACCCGATGATACCTGGTACAGTTTGTTCCCGGTGGAAAATGAGGAGTTGATCTATTACAAGTGGGAGGACGAGGTGATCTGGGACGCACAGCAGATGAACAAAGTGCCCAAGCCCAAGGTGCTCACCCTTGATCCCAACGACGAGAACATCATCCTGGGCATTCCTGATGATATCGATCCTTCGAAGATCAACAAAAACACTGGTCCACCACCCAAGATAAAAATTCCGCATCCTCATGTTAAGAAGTCCAAGATTCTGTTGGGCAAGGCTGGCGTGATAAACGTGCTAGCAGAAGACGCGCCACCGCCGCCTCCAAAGAGCCCCGACCGCGATCCCTTTAATATTTCCAACGATAC GTACTACACCCCCAAAACGGAACCCACCCTGCGGCTTAAAGTGGGCGGCGGTAATCTCATCCAGCACTCCACACCCGTGGTGGAACTGCGAGCTCCGTTCGTACCCACGCATATGGGTCCTATGAAGCTGCGCTCCTTCCACCGTCCGCCTCTGAAGAAGTACTCTCATGGTCCACTGGCTATGATCTCGCACCATCCTGTTATGCCGCTTCTGAAGCACATCGTAAAAAAAGCCAAACAGCGTGAGGTGGAACGCATTGCTTCTGGAggcggagatgtcttcttcatgCGCAATCCAGAGGATTTGAGCGGAAAAGACGGTGACATCGTGCTGGCCGAGTTCTGCGAGGAGCATCCGCCACTGATGAACCAGGTGGGCATGTGTTCCAAGATCAAGAACTACTACAAGCGCAAGGCCGAGAAGGACAGTGGTCCGCAAGATTATGTGTACGGTGAGGTGGCCTTTGCCCACACCAGTCCCTTTTTGGGCATCCTGCATCCTGGCCAGTGTATTCAGGCACTGGAGAACAACATGTACCGAGCTCCCATCTATCCCCACAAGATGTCTCACAATGATTTCCTCGTCATACGTACTCGTACCGGTTATTGGATCCGAGCTGTTAATGCCATCTTCACGGTAGGCCAGGAGTGTCCCATCTATGAGGTTCCAGGACCGAACTCGAAACGCGCCAATAATTTCACACGAGACTTCCTGCAG GTCTTTATTTATCGGCTGTTCTGGAAGAGTCGGGATAACCCTCGTCGCATCCGCATGGACGACATTAAAAAAGCCTTTCCCGCCCATTCCGAGAGCAGCATCCGAAAGCGCTTGAAACAGTGCGCTGACTTCAAGCGTACTGGCATGGATTCCAATTGGTGGGTGATCAAGCCAGAGTTCCGGCTGCCCTCCGAGGAGGAAATCCGTGCCATGGTCTCGCCAGAGCAATGTTGTGCTTACTTCAGCATGATTGCAGCCGAACAGCGTCTTAAG gACGCTGGCTATGGAGAGAAGTTCTTATTTGCTCCACAAGAAGACGACGATGAAGAAGCGCAACTCAAGCTAGACGATGAAGTAAAGGTGGCACCTTGGAATACCACCCGTGCCTATATCCAGGCCATGCGCGGCAAGTGCCTGCTGCAACTGAGTGGTCCAGCAGATCCTACAGGTTGTGGTGAAGGTTTTTCATATGTCAGAGTGCCCAACAAACCCACG cAAAGCAAAGAGGAGCAAGAGTCCCAGCCAAAACGCTCTGTAACAGGAACAGATGCCGATCTGCGTCGTCTTCCGCTGCAAAGGGCGAAGGAGTTGCTGCGAAAATTCAAAGTGCCTGAGGAGGAAATCAAAAAGCTTTCCCGCTGGGAGGTCATCGACGTGGTCCGTACTCTGTCCACCGAAAAAGCCAAGGCCGGAGAAGAGGGTATGGACAAGTTCTCTCGTGGCAATCGGTTCTCCATTGCCGAGCATCAGGAGCGCTACAAGGAGGAATGCCAGCGTATCTTCGATTTGCAGAACCGTGTGCTAGCCAGCTCTGAGGTTCTTTCCACGGACGAAGCAGAGTCTTCCGCTTCTGAGGAATCCGATCTCGAGGAACTGGGAAAGAATCTTGAGAACATGCTGTCCAATAAGAAGACCTCTACGCAGCTGTCGCTGGAACGCGAGGAGCAGGAGCGCCAGGAGCTTCTGAGGCAGCTGGATGAAGAGCACGGAGATGGCGCTGGTGGAGGGGCTGGTGCCAAAGGTGCCAAGGCTAAGGAGGAGGCGGCGCAGCAGCAACCGGGAGCCACCAGCAATCAGGGCAGAATTTTGCGAATCACCCGAACCTTCAGGGGCAACGACGGCAAGGAGTACACTCGCGTGGAGACGGTACGCCGGCAGCCTGTGATCGATGCTTACATCAAGATCCGTACCACCAAGGACGAGCAGTTCATTAAGCAGTTCGCCACGTTGGATGAGCAGCAGAAGGAGGAGATGAAGCGAGAGAAGCGTCGCATTCAGGAGCAGTTGCGAAGAATCAAGCGCAACCAGGAACGCGAGCGATTAGCGCAACTGGCTCAGAACCAGAAACTGCAACCCGGTGGCATGCCCACTTCGTTGGGCGATCCAAAGAGCTCGGGTGGACACTCGCACAAAGAGCGTGATAGCGGCTACAAGGAGGTTAGTCCCTCGCGCAAGAAGTTCAAGCTGAAACCGGATCTTAAGCTAAAGTGCGGTGCTTGCGGCCAGGTGGGTCACATGCGAACCAATAAGGCCTGTCCCCTGTACACGGGCATGCAGAGCAGCCTCTCCCAATCGAATCCCTCGCTGGCCGACGACATGGATGACCAGAGCGAGAAGGAGATGGGCATGGACGATGATGATTTGGTGAATGTCGATGGCACCAAGGTGACGGTCAGCAGCAAGGTGCTGAAGCGCCACACCGACGACAAGCGTCGCAGTGGCTCTTCGGGACTGACCTTAAAGGTACAGCGGGACGCGATGGGCAAGAAGAAGCGGCGCGTGGGTGCCGATATCCACTGCGATTATCTTCAGCGCCACAACAAGACAGCCAACCGGCGACGTACTGACCCCGTGGTCGTGCTTTCTTCTATTCTGGAGATTATCCTCAACGATCTGCGCTCCATGACGGATGTGGCGCCATTCCTGTTTCCTGTCAGCGCCAAGCGGGTACCAGACTACTATCGGGTAGTCACGAAGCCCATGGATCTGCAGACAATGCGGGAGTCCATCCGCCAGAAGCGATACACGAGCCGGGAAATGTTTCTGGAAGATCTGAAGCAAATTGTGGACAACTCGCTGATCTATAATGGCGCCCAGAGCGCCTACACTGTTGCCGCCCAGCGGATGTTCACCAGCTGTTTCGAGCTTCTTGCCGCCCGCGAGGACAAGCTGATGCGCCTTGAGAAGGCCATAAATCCTCTGCTCGACGACGACGACCAGGTGGCTCTTTCCTTTATTTTCGACAAGCTGCACACGCAAGTCAAACAACTGACTGAGAGCTGGCCATTCCTCAAGCCGGTCAACAAAAAGCAGGTGAAGGACTATTACACAGTTATCGAAAGGCCCATAGATCTGGAGACAATCGGAAAGAATATTGAAG CTCACCGATATCATAGTCGAAAGGAATACTTGGCCGATATAGAACTGATTCTCACTAACTGCGAGCAGTACAATGGCAGTGATTCTCGTTACACCAACTTCGCCAGGAAGATTTTAGAGTTCGCTCAGACTCAGTTGATAGAG TTTTCGGAACACTGCACTCAGCTGGAAGAGAATATAGCCAAGACCCAGGAGCGAGCTAGGGAAAATGCCCCCGAATTCGACGAAGCTTGGGGCAGTCATGAGATAAAGTTCAGACGCGACAGTAGAGAGAGTACCCCTGCAGACGATTACATCGACGTGGAGGGTACTGTGGGGCAAGCTGCACCGAACACCATTCATCGGGGCATGGGTGCGGAATCGCACACGTCGCAGGCGGCCAGGAAGCCGGCGCCACCAGGTCCGGGTGAGGTGAAGCGTGGCAGGGGAAGGCCGCGCAAGCAACGCGATCCCGTTGAGGAGG TCAAAGCCCTGAATCCGGTTAAACGTGGTCGGGGGCGTCCGAGGAAGGACAGCCTTGCCTCAAACATGAGTCAGACGCAAGCTTACTTCCTGGATGAAG ACCTTCAATGTTCCACTGACGACGAGGACgatgacgaggaggaggacttCCAGGAAGTGTCCGAGGATGAGAATAATGCAGCCAGCATTTTGGATCAGGGCGAAAGGATGCATGCCCCCCAAGATACAATGGTGGACTATATCGATCCGAAGAATATCAAAACAGAAGTCGATGTCGAGGCCCAGCAGTTAGCAG ATGAGTCCATGGACGTGGATCCCAACTACGATCCATCCGACTTTCTGGCTATGCACAAGCCGCGGGAGAACCTCGGCGAGCCAACCAACTTGCAGGGTGCCTTCTCCAACTTCCTTCAGGATGAAACCAGCTCTTACAATGCACCTGAAGCCAGTACCAGTGCCGCTGCGGCGGCTGCTGGTGTTGGCATGAGCCTTGCCTCGCAAGATGATGATTCTGTAGCCATGCAAATGCCACCTGAAATGCCTACCACGAGGCTAAACAACGGCTTGGGCATCGATGATGATCTGGACATATCGGAGAGTGACGAGGAGGACGACGGCACGCGGGTGCGCATCAAGAAGGAGGTTCTCGACGACTCGGAGTTTGGGATGCAACAGAATCAGCACCATTTCCAGCAGTTAGGCCCACCGATTGGCCAACAGTCCCAAATATATGTTGTGGATTCGCCCAACGGGCCGCCCACACTCGATTATCAGCATCCTCCCCAGCTGGATTACTCGCAGCATTCCCTGGGAATggagcaactgcagcagctTCAACAAGTGATAGCACAGCCAAcggagcagctgcagcagcaaccacAACAAAATCCTCAGGGAGACAACGATTACGCCTGGACTTTTTAG